GACTTCATCGTGACCACCGCCAATAGCTCCTCCACCAATTGAGGCGCCCACTCCATTGCCACCTGCATGCCCCTGCTCATGAATaactttaattgtttttacCACACCACCACGTGGTGCACCCCCATCAAGTCCACCAGCATGACCACCAGCATGGCCACTATGTCCGCCATTGCCATAGCTGTAGCCTCCATTGCCAGCATAACCATTTGAGAATCTATTGCCACCAGCTTGTTGGTGTATAACTTTGATGGTTCCAATGCTGCCACCATGGCCCCCACCATGTCCATGACCACCATTACCACCATGATGTCCGCCGACTGCTCCTCCCTGTTCATGAATGACTTTTATGGTTTTGACCTCCCCTCCACCTATCCCGTGGCCAGCAAAACCACCGTGATGCCCATGGCCCCCTTGACCGCCGTGACTCCCGTAGCTTCCGCCGTGTCCAGCGGCTTCTTCGTGAATgatttgaatagtttttatcTCTCCGCTACCTCCGGAACCACCATATCCACCATGACCTCCATGACCGCCGTGTCCACCGGGACCACCACCATAAGCACCTCCACCACCGGAGCTACCACCGAGAAAACCAGCAGAGCTTGATCCAATTAAAATGGCGAGCATACAAACAGATATCTGAGGGTAAAGAGATTAATGgcttttctaaatatttacataaggaTAACAAATTTACCctcattttgtattttcttcGAATGTGGTTTCACTGAAAATACTGTTATGATGAGTCTTTAATGCAAACTAAAAGATGAACTGATGCTGACAGAGGCG
The DNA window shown above is from Bactrocera tryoni isolate S06 chromosome 4, CSIRO_BtryS06_freeze2, whole genome shotgun sequence and carries:
- the LOC120773575 gene encoding glycine-rich cell wall structural protein; this encodes MRISVCMLAILIGSSSAGFLGGSSGGGGAYGGGPGGHGGHGGHGGYGGSGGSGEIKTIQIIHEEAAGHGGSYGSHGGQGGHGHHGGFAGHGIGGGEVKTIKVIHEQGGAVGGHHGGNGGHGHGGGHGGSIGTIKVIHQQAGGNRFSNGYAGNGGYSYGNGGHSGHAGGHAGGLDGGAPRGGVVKTIKVIHEQGHAGGNGVGASIGGGAIGGGHDEVKTIKVIHEQSGAVGGGSGGGYNYGSAAGGAIGGGEVKTIKVIHEQAGVVGGGAFGGSAIGGGEVKTIKVIHEQADIAGHSSGAHVGGGSYGGDHGGHNVDSFETIKSLKLIGELDGGYGGSGGNANGGGHFSGEASASGNIGGASGAGYLPPVNEYVPPSSEYGPPSDQYGPPPSQYGLPSNQYGPPSNEYVPPSNQYLPPKL